The Maridesulfovibrio hydrothermalis AM13 = DSM 14728 DNA window TATCAAGTTCAAGATCAGTCAGAAACAGAAGATCAGCCACCAGCTGCTGTATACTATACCCCGGAAGTCCTACAATAATCCCCGAACCGACTTCATAACCGGTTTCCTGCAACGCTTTCACAAGCTTAAGTCGATCTTTCAGAGACTCGCCGCATCTGATATCATTATAGATTCGAGAATCAGTCGTTTCAAGTTTGATCAAAGTACGGTCCGCGCCGCACTCAAACCAGTAAGCATATTCTTCAGCACTTCTATCGCCTAACGACAAAGTAACCGCCACATCATGACGGCTCTTAATTTCACGGACAATTTCACCAACCATATTAGATGAATAGCTAAAGTCATCACCTGACTGCAAAACAATCGTCTTTGCACCATTGACTGCCGCAAGCTCTGCAACATCCAGAATCTCAGTCTTTTTCAAACGGTAACGATTGATAGATGAATTCGGCGCACGCAGACCGCAATATTTGCACTTTTTGTTGCAGACATTGGAAAACTCAACAATTGCACGCAGGTAAACCTCATCCCCGAAGTTTTCCTGCCGGACCTGATCTGCACGGGTATAGAGTTCCTGATCGTTGCCGCCATTTAAATAAAATTCTATTTCCTGAGCATTTAATAAATACATAATTAATCTGCTGTATTACGCACTTTTG harbors:
- the hydE gene encoding [FeFe] hydrogenase H-cluster radical SAM maturase HydE; this encodes MYLLNAQEIEFYLNGGNDQELYTRADQVRQENFGDEVYLRAIVEFSNVCNKKCKYCGLRAPNSSINRYRLKKTEILDVAELAAVNGAKTIVLQSGDDFSYSSNMVGEIVREIKSRHDVAVTLSLGDRSAEEYAYWFECGADRTLIKLETTDSRIYNDIRCGESLKDRLKLVKALQETGYEVGSGIIVGLPGYSIQQLVADLLFLTDLELDMVAAGPFIPHPDTPYSDVETGNIDISYRFTALLRLLNPQTNIPATSALDSFDSKGRETGLRRGCNVIMPSVTPSANRADYNIYPGKNSVSVDVTDSITNAENLIRSLNFVPSVTKGSSKRKRNVK